The Catenuloplanes niger genome includes a window with the following:
- a CDS encoding matrixin family metalloprotease — MRRTRGPAGAAVAVLLASVAMTGTAHAAGPAAEPIIDPDRQYADFLATRGADGSWAGAPDPGGKAKSPVTSLSTHPKLAVRAGLGASPVVTGDAPATVVNVDGTKVEIFLPAPGVTAERLAASLRAHGRPHTRAIAPGRAAPAGPNDCAYGQARTLYECRYPVSFWQNNGHEDPIVRFNDHSGASWPVSNAVSKWNQVPNIDSWYYWNQCPFMAGARCVDVLSGNYGPGDQDGAWIGKVTFRWTTGAGGPLPEQGTMLQLNDYHDPKTGGFTRNMVTTHEIGHVLGLGHNLYSGDVMAAAAHKREDIGGENATLLANLYSITR; from the coding sequence ATGCGGAGAACACGAGGGCCGGCGGGCGCGGCGGTCGCGGTACTACTGGCCTCGGTGGCCATGACCGGCACCGCGCACGCGGCGGGGCCGGCAGCGGAACCGATCATCGACCCGGACCGGCAGTACGCGGACTTTCTGGCGACCCGGGGGGCGGACGGCAGCTGGGCGGGCGCGCCCGATCCGGGCGGCAAGGCGAAGAGCCCGGTCACGTCGCTGAGCACCCATCCCAAGCTCGCCGTCCGTGCCGGGCTCGGCGCGTCGCCGGTGGTCACCGGCGACGCGCCGGCAACGGTGGTGAACGTCGACGGCACGAAGGTGGAGATCTTCCTGCCGGCGCCGGGCGTCACGGCGGAGCGGCTGGCGGCGTCCCTGCGCGCGCACGGGCGCCCGCACACGCGGGCGATCGCGCCGGGCCGGGCCGCGCCGGCGGGCCCGAACGACTGCGCCTACGGCCAGGCCCGCACGCTGTACGAATGCCGGTATCCGGTGTCGTTCTGGCAGAACAACGGGCACGAGGATCCGATCGTGCGGTTCAACGACCACTCCGGCGCGAGTTGGCCGGTGTCGAACGCGGTGTCCAAGTGGAACCAGGTGCCGAACATCGACAGCTGGTACTACTGGAACCAGTGCCCGTTCATGGCCGGCGCGCGCTGTGTCGACGTGCTCTCCGGCAACTACGGTCCCGGCGACCAGGACGGCGCGTGGATCGGCAAGGTGACCTTCCGGTGGACCACCGGCGCGGGCGGCCCGCTGCCGGAGCAGGGCACCATGCTGCAGCTCAACGACTACCACGACCCGAAGACCGGCGGCTTCACCCGGAACATGGTGACCACCCATGAGATCGGGCACGTGCTCGGGCTCGGGCACAACCTCTACAGCGGCGACGTCATGGCCGCAGCCGCGCACAAGCGGGAGGACATCGGCGGCGAGAACGCGACGCTGCTCGCCAACCTCTACTCGATCACCCGCTGA
- a CDS encoding TetR/AcrR family transcriptional regulator, with protein sequence MSTRDRIVTAAAGVIRDRGLARATTKEIALAAGLSEAALYKHFRDKTDIFLAVLGERGPTTLVALLGGLPGRVGAEPVADVLREVVLAAVDFYEHGFPMAGSLFSDPALFAAHRARLRERDSGPQVPLAALAAYLEAERELGRVRADADPAAGAALLLGAAFQRAFLGNFTDPGDPEAFAATLVDTLTAGLRP encoded by the coding sequence GTGAGCACGCGCGACCGCATCGTCACCGCCGCCGCCGGCGTCATCCGGGACCGCGGGCTGGCCCGCGCCACCACGAAGGAGATCGCGCTGGCCGCCGGGCTGTCCGAGGCCGCGCTCTACAAGCACTTCCGCGACAAGACCGACATCTTCCTGGCGGTGCTCGGCGAGCGCGGCCCGACCACGCTGGTCGCGCTCCTCGGCGGGCTGCCCGGCCGGGTCGGCGCGGAGCCGGTGGCGGACGTGCTGCGCGAGGTCGTGCTCGCGGCCGTCGACTTCTACGAGCACGGTTTCCCGATGGCCGGCTCGCTCTTCTCCGACCCGGCGCTGTTCGCGGCGCACCGGGCCCGGCTGCGCGAGCGCGACTCCGGCCCGCAGGTCCCGCTCGCGGCGCTGGCCGCCTATCTGGAGGCGGAACGGGAGCTCGGCCGGGTGCGCGCCGACGCCGACCCGGCGGCCGGGGCCGCGTTGCTGCTCGGCGCCGCGTTCCAGCGCGCGTTCCTCGGCAACTTCACCGACCCCGGCGACCCGGAGGCGTTCGCCGCCACGCTCGTCGACACGCTGACGGCCGGTCTGCGCCCGTGA
- a CDS encoding NAD(P)-dependent oxidoreductase: MKLAVLGATGGTGVQVLRRACAAGHDVTAVVRDPARLPAGLPGLTVVTANAMDPDAIGGAVSGRDAVISAIGPRDGRAPTTVCADSAAAIVTAMRRAGVRRLAVVSNSGMHVDDRDGPLTRYVVKPILKRVLAHAYADMRRMEDLVAATELDWTIVRPPMLTNGAHTGRYRTELGRNVRGGNRIARADLADALLRCLADPRTVRVAVTVAN; encoded by the coding sequence ATGAAACTGGCCGTCCTCGGCGCGACCGGTGGCACCGGCGTCCAGGTGCTGCGGCGCGCGTGCGCCGCCGGGCACGACGTCACCGCCGTGGTCCGCGACCCGGCCCGCCTGCCCGCGGGCCTGCCCGGCCTGACCGTCGTCACCGCGAACGCGATGGATCCGGACGCGATCGGCGGCGCCGTCTCCGGACGGGACGCGGTCATATCCGCGATCGGCCCGCGCGACGGCCGCGCGCCGACCACCGTGTGCGCGGACAGCGCGGCCGCGATCGTCACCGCGATGCGCCGCGCCGGCGTGCGCCGCCTGGCCGTGGTCAGCAACAGCGGCATGCACGTCGACGACCGGGACGGACCCCTCACGCGGTACGTGGTGAAGCCGATCCTGAAGCGCGTGCTCGCCCATGCGTACGCGGACATGCGGCGGATGGAGGACCTGGTCGCGGCGACCGAGCTGGACTGGACGATCGTCCGCCCGCCGATGCTCACGAACGGCGCGCACACCGGCCGCTACCGCACCGAGCTGGGCCGCAACGTCCGCGGCGGCAACCGGATCGCCCGCGCCGACCTCGCGGACGCGCTGCTGCGCTGCCTCGCCGACCCACGCACCGTGCGTGTCGCGGTGACGGTCGCGAATTGA
- a CDS encoding aminotransferase class V-fold PLP-dependent enzyme, whose translation MNADWPLSADMLHLNHGSFGAVPRFALEVQAALRAEMESAPVRWFAGLPRRLAAARTEIARFLRTAPDTLALVPNASAGVSAVLAGLPFPHGGEIIVTDHGYGAVVMGAERLARRRRGTVRTVHVPLDAGPDEAAAAVLGAITARTALIVVDHLTSPTARFLPVDLIGRAARERGIPFLVDAAHVPALLGDPLAGLDCDAWVGNLHKFGCAPRSTGVLVARGPHTRALHPLVDSWGAPLPYPERFDVQGTLDVTATLAAPATLTGIEARWGWSTIRSRATELAGAGAAVVAAAFTAITGEDHAVPVGMPAGPMRLVRLPGTLGTGPGAPDALRARTLDELAAECAFGQFGGVGYLRLSAHAYSTLADFEEFAERCVPALARRR comes from the coding sequence ATGAACGCCGATTGGCCGCTGTCCGCCGACATGCTCCACCTCAACCACGGCTCGTTCGGCGCGGTCCCGCGCTTCGCGCTGGAGGTCCAGGCGGCGCTGCGCGCGGAGATGGAGTCCGCCCCGGTCCGCTGGTTCGCCGGCCTGCCGCGCCGGCTCGCGGCCGCGCGCACCGAGATCGCCCGGTTCCTGCGCACCGCGCCGGACACGCTCGCGCTGGTGCCGAACGCGAGCGCCGGGGTCAGCGCGGTCCTGGCCGGACTGCCGTTCCCGCACGGCGGCGAGATCATCGTGACCGACCACGGGTACGGCGCCGTGGTGATGGGCGCGGAACGCCTGGCCCGCCGCCGTCGCGGCACGGTCCGCACCGTGCACGTGCCGCTGGACGCGGGCCCGGACGAGGCGGCCGCCGCGGTGCTCGGCGCGATCACCGCCCGCACCGCGCTGATCGTGGTCGACCACCTCACCTCGCCGACCGCCCGGTTCCTGCCGGTGGACCTGATCGGCCGCGCCGCCCGGGAGCGCGGGATCCCGTTCCTGGTGGACGCGGCGCACGTACCCGCACTGCTGGGGGATCCCCTCGCGGGCCTGGATTGCGACGCCTGGGTCGGCAACCTGCACAAGTTCGGCTGTGCGCCGCGCAGCACCGGCGTGCTGGTCGCGCGCGGCCCGCACACGCGGGCGCTGCACCCGCTGGTCGACTCGTGGGGCGCGCCGCTGCCGTACCCGGAGCGCTTCGACGTCCAGGGCACGCTGGACGTGACCGCGACGCTGGCCGCACCCGCGACGCTGACCGGGATCGAGGCGCGGTGGGGCTGGTCCACGATCCGGTCCCGGGCCACGGAGCTGGCCGGCGCGGGCGCCGCGGTGGTCGCGGCGGCCTTCACCGCGATCACCGGCGAGGATCACGCGGTCCCGGTCGGCATGCCGGCCGGGCCGATGCGCCTGGTCCGGCTGCCCGGCACGCTCGGCACCGGCCCGGGCGCACCGGACGCGCTGCGCGCCCGGACCCTGGACGAGCTGGCCGCGGAGTGCGCGTTCGGCCAGTTCGGCGGCGTGGGCTACCTGAGGTTGTCCGCCCACGCCTACAGCACGCTCGCCGACTTCGAGGAGTTCGCCGAGCGCTGTGTGCCGGCCCTGGCCCGCCGGCGCTGA
- a CDS encoding NAD(P)/FAD-dependent oxidoreductase encodes MSQRQKVVIVGAGIVGAATARVLARSGADVVVVDRGPSAGGTSSGGEGNILVSDKGPGAELRLTQRSLAAWARVRAELRDELPAGFPDLEFEAKGGLVAATTEAGATALLEFAATQRAAGVIAEVLDGDRAHELEPDLTRALTAAVHYPQDAQVQPVIATEALLAAARRHGARIIQGVEVLGPVLSGPAVTGVRTAGGTLPADAVVIAAGPWSGEVAARFGVPLPVRPRRGTVLVTSRMRQRVFHKVYDADYVGAVGSGAADLMVSSVVESTAAGTVLIGSSRERRGFDDRIEARVLAALAAKAMLLFPFLADVPVIRAYGGFRPFVPDHLPVIGADPRRPGLWHATGHEGAGIGLSLATADLLHDAMLGVAVPGFPGSSGSSGSAGGSAGPVVAGGPGGPVDRDGSGGPVDRDGPGGPVGAGGPAGLDGAMGLGGAAGLGSPARLGGAMGLAGPGGAGDDLAAEFRPDRPSLMPYLEGSAA; translated from the coding sequence GTGTCCCAGCGTCAGAAGGTCGTCATCGTCGGAGCCGGCATCGTCGGCGCCGCGACCGCGCGCGTGCTCGCCCGCTCCGGCGCCGACGTGGTCGTGGTCGACCGCGGCCCGAGCGCCGGCGGCACGTCGTCCGGCGGCGAGGGCAACATCCTGGTGTCCGACAAGGGTCCCGGCGCGGAACTGCGCCTCACCCAGCGCTCGCTGGCCGCGTGGGCGCGGGTGCGCGCCGAGCTGCGCGACGAACTGCCAGCCGGCTTCCCGGACCTGGAGTTCGAGGCGAAGGGCGGCCTGGTCGCCGCGACCACCGAGGCCGGCGCGACCGCGCTGCTCGAGTTCGCCGCGACCCAGCGCGCCGCCGGCGTGATCGCCGAGGTGCTCGACGGCGATCGCGCACACGAACTGGAGCCGGACCTCACCCGCGCGCTGACCGCCGCGGTGCACTATCCGCAGGACGCCCAGGTCCAGCCCGTGATCGCGACCGAGGCGCTGCTCGCGGCCGCCCGCCGGCACGGCGCCCGGATCATCCAGGGGGTCGAGGTCCTCGGCCCGGTCCTGTCCGGACCGGCCGTCACCGGCGTACGGACCGCGGGCGGCACGCTGCCCGCGGACGCCGTGGTGATCGCGGCCGGGCCGTGGTCCGGCGAGGTCGCCGCGCGCTTCGGCGTGCCGCTGCCGGTCCGCCCGCGCCGCGGCACCGTGCTGGTCACGTCGCGGATGCGGCAGCGCGTGTTCCACAAGGTCTACGACGCGGACTACGTCGGCGCGGTCGGCTCCGGCGCGGCCGACCTGATGGTCTCCAGCGTGGTCGAGTCCACCGCGGCCGGGACCGTGCTGATCGGCTCCTCCCGCGAGCGCCGCGGGTTCGACGACCGCATCGAGGCCCGCGTGCTGGCCGCGCTCGCCGCGAAGGCGATGCTGCTGTTCCCGTTCCTGGCGGACGTGCCGGTGATCCGCGCGTACGGTGGCTTCCGCCCGTTCGTCCCGGACCACCTCCCGGTGATCGGTGCGGACCCGCGCCGCCCCGGACTGTGGCACGCCACCGGCCATGAGGGCGCCGGCATCGGCCTCAGCCTCGCCACCGCCGACCTGCTCCACGACGCGATGCTCGGCGTCGCCGTCCCCGGCTTCCCCGGGTCCTCCGGTTCGTCCGGTTCGGCCGGTGGTTCCGCCGGTCCGGTCGTCGCCGGTGGTCCCGGTGGCCCGGTCGACCGCGACGGTTCGGGTGGCCCGGTCGACCGCGACGGACCCGGTGGCCCGGTAGGCGCCGGTGGCCCGGCAGGCCTCGATGGCGCGATGGGCCTCGGTGGCGCGGCAGGCCTCGGTAGCCCGGCACGCCTCGGTGGCGCGATGGGCCTCGCCGGCCCGGGTGGTGCCGGTGACGATCTCGCCGCCGAGTTCCGCCCGGACCGCCCGAGCCTGATGCCGTACCTGGAAGGATCCGCCGCATGA
- a CDS encoding (2Fe-2S)-binding protein has translation MTGPYRVAPAHDPVAPADGGAIELTVDGEPVAGRAGQTIAGVLLASGRVSWRTSPRGGRPRGVFCGIGVCFDCLVVVNGLRDVRACQRRAADGDVITRQDDAGPPDTVRAGRGRADGDVNTRQDDAGPPDTVRAGRGRADGDVNTRQDDAGPRGTHPSAPQDGGDPGHPAAARPGDGDRPPGRPAASRPGGDAVVPRHHRDQPGAEGGR, from the coding sequence ATGACCGGTCCATACCGCGTGGCACCCGCGCACGATCCGGTCGCACCCGCGGACGGCGGCGCGATCGAACTGACCGTGGACGGCGAGCCCGTCGCCGGCCGCGCCGGCCAGACGATCGCCGGCGTGCTGCTGGCGTCCGGCCGCGTCTCCTGGCGGACCAGCCCGCGCGGTGGCCGCCCGCGCGGCGTCTTCTGCGGCATCGGCGTCTGCTTCGACTGCCTGGTCGTCGTCAACGGCCTCCGCGACGTCCGCGCCTGCCAGCGCCGCGCCGCCGACGGCGACGTGATCACCCGCCAGGACGACGCCGGGCCACCGGACACTGTCCGCGCCGGCCGGGGCCGCGCCGACGGCGACGTGAACACCCGCCAGGACGACGCCGGGCCACCGGACACTGTCCGCGCCGGCCGGGGCCGCGCCGACGGCGACGTGAACACCCGCCAGGACGACGCCGGGCCACGGGGCACTCACCCATCCGCGCCGCAGGACGGCGGCGACCCCGGACATCCGGCGGCGGCGCGGCCGGGTGACGGTGACCGGCCGCCCGGCCGCCCGGCCGCGTCACGGCCCGGCGGCGACGCGGTGGTGCCACGGCACCACCGCGATCAGCCGGGTGCGGAAGGCGGCCGGTGA
- a CDS encoding FAD-dependent oxidoreductase, whose translation MEGVPVLVVGGGPAGMAAALAARRHGVRVVLVEAGDDLGGQYWRHLPAERAGAREELLHHGWRRFLRMRAALLADDGCEIVLNGHVWSADRRDGAPPLIHVVVGPPDGNGRPPRTFDPATLILATGAQERTLPFPGWDLPGVFTAGAAQALAKGERVAVGRRVLVAGAGPFLLPVVTSLLRTGAEVVGVVEAAGWRQLATGWGARPWRLIAASAKAAELGGYVRDLAAKRIPYRTGAAVTAAHGTGRVEAVTVAGLGPDWSPRSGTARRVEVDAVCVSHGFVPRTELAVAAGCATGPDGAVTVDDGQRTSVPGVFTAGELTGIGGVDLALAEGEIAGAVAAGGHPAGRAVRARRVFREFAGRLAAAHRIGPGWQAWLDDTTTVCRCEDVTAGDLRRAARLTEARGLRSLKLTTRAGLGICQGRTCGRAVEDILAAAGPGLLDTGRTAQRPIAVPIRLAELAATTNPPTSTAVPSSTAVPSSTAVPSSAAVPSSAAVPSSAAVPSSAAVPSSAAVPSSAAVPSSAAVPSSAAPVAAAGVVVRVAGTARGEPAATTNSPTAAAVPPSVAPAAAAEPAGVAGTARGELATTTNPPTPAAVPEVATPAVPAAAAEPAGVAGTVRDELATTTNPRAASAVPTASAVPTASAVPTASAVPTASAVPTASAVPTASAVPTASAVPAPAASAGSAAVAGAEPVAPTAGGDGAVAARDTRIETDRDGSVAGNVRMGPQEDRS comes from the coding sequence ATGGAGGGCGTGCCGGTGCTGGTGGTCGGCGGCGGGCCGGCCGGGATGGCCGCGGCGCTGGCCGCGCGGCGGCACGGGGTGCGCGTGGTGCTGGTCGAGGCCGGTGACGACCTCGGTGGGCAGTACTGGCGGCACCTGCCGGCCGAGCGTGCGGGTGCGCGCGAGGAACTGCTGCATCACGGCTGGCGGCGGTTCCTGCGGATGCGGGCGGCGCTGCTGGCGGACGACGGCTGCGAGATCGTGCTCAACGGGCACGTCTGGTCGGCCGACCGGCGGGACGGCGCGCCACCGCTGATCCACGTCGTGGTCGGCCCGCCGGACGGGAACGGGCGCCCGCCGCGCACGTTCGACCCGGCGACGCTGATCCTCGCGACCGGCGCGCAGGAACGCACGCTGCCGTTCCCCGGCTGGGACCTGCCGGGCGTGTTCACCGCCGGTGCCGCGCAGGCGCTCGCCAAGGGGGAACGCGTCGCGGTCGGCCGCCGGGTCCTGGTCGCCGGCGCCGGACCGTTCCTGCTGCCGGTGGTGACGAGCCTGCTCCGTACCGGTGCGGAGGTCGTGGGTGTGGTCGAGGCCGCCGGATGGCGGCAGCTGGCCACGGGCTGGGGCGCGCGGCCCTGGCGGCTGATCGCCGCGAGCGCGAAGGCCGCGGAGCTGGGCGGGTACGTGCGGGACCTGGCCGCGAAGCGGATTCCCTACCGGACCGGCGCGGCCGTGACCGCCGCGCACGGCACCGGCCGGGTCGAGGCCGTCACCGTCGCCGGCCTCGGCCCGGACTGGTCGCCGCGGTCCGGCACCGCACGCCGCGTCGAGGTCGACGCGGTCTGCGTCAGCCACGGTTTCGTGCCGCGCACCGAACTCGCGGTGGCGGCGGGCTGCGCCACCGGCCCGGACGGAGCGGTGACCGTCGACGACGGCCAGCGCACGTCCGTGCCGGGCGTGTTCACCGCGGGCGAGCTGACCGGCATCGGCGGCGTCGACCTGGCGCTCGCCGAGGGCGAGATCGCCGGTGCCGTCGCCGCGGGCGGCCACCCGGCCGGCCGGGCGGTCCGGGCGCGCCGGGTGTTCCGCGAGTTCGCCGGCCGGCTGGCCGCCGCGCACCGGATCGGCCCCGGCTGGCAGGCCTGGCTGGACGACACCACCACGGTCTGCCGCTGCGAGGACGTCACCGCCGGTGACCTGCGCCGCGCCGCCCGCCTGACCGAGGCGCGCGGCCTGCGCTCACTCAAGCTCACCACCCGCGCCGGTCTCGGCATCTGCCAGGGCCGCACCTGCGGCCGCGCGGTCGAGGACATCCTCGCCGCCGCCGGCCCCGGCCTGCTCGACACCGGCCGGACCGCGCAGCGCCCGATCGCCGTCCCGATCCGCCTCGCCGAACTCGCCGCCACCACGAACCCACCCACGTCGACCGCCGTGCCGTCGTCGACCGCGGTGCCGTCGTCGACCGCGGTGCCGTCGTCGGCCGCGGTGCCGTCGTCGGCCGCGGTGCCGTCGTCGGCCGCGGTGCCGTCGTCGGCCGCGGTGCCGTCGTCGGCCGCGGTGCCGTCGTCGGCCGCGGTGCCGTCGTCGGCCGCGGTGCCGTCGTCGGCCGCCCCGGTGGCGGCAGCGGGGGTTGTCGTCCGGGTTGCCGGAACGGCGCGGGGGGAACCCGCCGCCACCACGAACTCGCCCACGGCGGCCGCCGTGCCGCCGTCGGTCGCCCCGGCGGCGGCAGCGGAGCCTGCCGGGGTTGCCGGAACGGCGCGGGGCGAACTCGCCACCACCACGAACCCGCCCACGCCGGCCGCCGTGCCGGAGGTGGCGACGCCGGCCGTCCCGGCGGCGGCAGCGGAGCCTGCCGGAGTTGCCGGAACGGTGCGGGACGAACTCGCCACCACCACGAACCCGCGCGCGGCAAGCGCCGTGCCGACGGCAAGCGCCGTGCCGACGGCAAGCGCCGTGCCGACGGCAAGCGCCGTGCCGACGGCAAGCGCCGTGCCGACGGCAAGCGCCGTGCCGACGGCAAGCGCCGTGCCGACGGCAAGCGCCGTGCCGGCGCCGGCCGCGTCGGCGGGGTCTGCCGCGGTGGCCGGAGCGGAACCGGTGGCACCCACCGCCGGCGGCGACGGGGCCGTCGCCGCGCGGGACACGCGCATCGAAACCGACCGAGACGGCAGCGTTGCCGGGAATGTCCGTATGGGACCACAGGAGGACCGTTCATGA
- a CDS encoding dihydrodipicolinate synthase family protein, which produces MSSAPTDLRGVIVATALPFKENASAPAGLEVDYDRFAEHCDWLISNGCRGVGPNGSLGEYSALTDAERRRVVQVAVEAVAGRGVVVAGVHGPGWHQARHWAELAAEDGADGVLALPPTMYRASDAQVVEHFSKIDEVGLPIMIYNNPIDTKVDLVPSLVAEIAQLPNVTAIKEFSGDVRRLFEIRELCDIDVVAGADDVLFELMVDGAVGWFAGFPNAFPAESVEIYDLMIEGRVAEARELYKQLVAVFRWDSRTEFVQAIKLSMEMVGRYGGPCRPPRGALTPRHDAQVRADMDRAIKGLEEYRAR; this is translated from the coding sequence ATGAGTTCCGCACCGACCGATCTGCGCGGCGTCATCGTCGCGACCGCGTTGCCGTTCAAGGAGAACGCGTCCGCGCCGGCCGGGCTGGAGGTGGACTACGACCGCTTCGCGGAGCACTGTGACTGGCTGATCAGCAACGGTTGCCGGGGCGTCGGGCCGAACGGGTCGCTGGGCGAGTACTCCGCGCTCACCGACGCGGAGCGGCGCCGGGTGGTGCAGGTCGCGGTGGAGGCCGTGGCGGGACGCGGCGTCGTGGTCGCCGGCGTGCACGGGCCGGGCTGGCACCAGGCGAGGCACTGGGCGGAGCTGGCGGCGGAGGACGGCGCGGACGGCGTGCTGGCGCTGCCGCCGACCATGTACCGGGCCAGTGACGCGCAGGTGGTCGAGCACTTCAGCAAGATCGACGAGGTCGGCCTGCCGATCATGATCTACAACAACCCGATCGACACCAAGGTGGACCTGGTGCCGAGCCTGGTCGCGGAGATCGCGCAGCTGCCGAACGTCACCGCGATCAAGGAGTTCAGCGGTGACGTCCGCCGGCTCTTCGAGATCCGGGAACTGTGCGACATCGACGTGGTCGCCGGCGCGGACGACGTGCTGTTCGAGCTGATGGTGGACGGCGCGGTCGGCTGGTTCGCCGGCTTCCCGAACGCGTTCCCGGCCGAGTCCGTGGAGATCTACGACCTGATGATCGAGGGCCGGGTCGCCGAGGCGCGCGAGCTCTACAAGCAGCTGGTCGCGGTGTTCCGCTGGGACTCGCGCACCGAGTTCGTGCAGGCGATCAAGCTGAGCATGGAGATGGTCGGCCGGTACGGCGGCCCGTGCCGCCCGCCACGCGGCGCGCTCACGCCGCGGCACGACGCCCAGGTGCGCGCGGACATGGACCGTGCGATCAAGGGCCTCGAAGAGTACCGGGCACGCTGA
- a CDS encoding proline racemase family protein: MRAKRMFSAVDSHTEGMPTRVVTGGMGVIPGATMNERRLHFVAHLDHIRKLLVNEPRGHSAMSGAILQPPTRPDADFGVLYIEVSGCLPMCGHGTIGVATVLVETGMVEVVEPVTTIRLDTPAGLVIANVAVADGRARHVTLENVPSYCDRLDETITVPALGREITYSLAFGGNFYAMVDLEQLRLPFDRAYKQEILTAGLAIMEAINTQAPPSHPTIDGVDHCHHVEFIAPGSDATLSRHAMAIHPGWFDRSPCGTGTSARMAELHARGELPLHRDFVNESFIGSRFTGRLIGETDVDGRRAVLPTITGRAWITGFGQYVLDPTDPYPHGFEF; this comes from the coding sequence ATGCGCGCGAAGCGGATGTTCTCCGCGGTCGACTCGCACACCGAGGGCATGCCCACCCGGGTCGTCACCGGCGGGATGGGCGTGATCCCGGGCGCGACCATGAACGAGCGCCGGCTGCACTTCGTCGCGCACCTCGACCACATCCGCAAGCTGCTGGTGAACGAGCCGCGCGGGCACTCCGCGATGAGCGGCGCGATCCTGCAGCCGCCGACCCGGCCGGACGCGGACTTCGGCGTGCTCTACATCGAGGTCTCCGGCTGCCTGCCGATGTGCGGGCACGGCACGATCGGCGTGGCCACCGTGCTGGTCGAGACCGGCATGGTCGAGGTGGTCGAGCCGGTCACCACGATCCGGCTGGACACCCCGGCCGGCCTGGTGATCGCGAACGTCGCGGTGGCGGACGGCCGGGCGCGGCACGTGACGCTGGAGAACGTGCCGTCCTACTGCGACCGGCTGGACGAGACGATCACCGTGCCCGCGCTCGGCAGGGAGATCACCTACAGTCTCGCGTTCGGCGGCAACTTCTACGCCATGGTCGATCTGGAGCAGCTCCGGCTGCCGTTCGACCGGGCGTACAAGCAGGAGATCCTGACCGCCGGCCTGGCGATCATGGAGGCGATCAACACGCAGGCGCCGCCGTCGCACCCGACCATCGACGGCGTCGACCACTGCCACCACGTCGAGTTCATCGCGCCCGGCTCGGACGCCACGCTGTCCCGGCACGCGATGGCGATCCACCCGGGGTGGTTCGACCGGTCGCCGTGCGGCACCGGCACCTCCGCCCGGATGGCGGAGCTGCACGCGCGCGGCGAGCTGCCGCTGCACCGCGACTTCGTCAACGAGTCGTTCATCGGCAGCCGGTTCACCGGCAGACTGATCGGGGAAACCGACGTCGACGGCAGGAGAGCGGTGCTGCCGACGATCACCGGGCGGGCCTGGATCACCGGCTTCGGCCAGTACGTGCTGGACCCGACCGACCCGTACCCGCACGGCTTCGAATTCTGA